One genomic window of Cololabis saira isolate AMF1-May2022 chromosome 3, fColSai1.1, whole genome shotgun sequence includes the following:
- the LOC133440706 gene encoding zinc finger protein 239-like has translation MKHEDVEVDVSLVNVKVENGEPGPNCGQLLLHTSPEAQNKDEEGTESLRSDSSKTADPQPMRRHGDHEDAAVPSDSNCKSKLTRTHMGKKVFSCSTCRKEFSKSCNLMAHMKIHTDERPYLCNTCGKSFTKSSDLKRHITTHTGDKPYICKTCGKSYRLRSHLLVHSRIHTGEKPYLCNTCGKTFTQLSALKSHITTHTGEKPYMCKTCGKSYRLRSHLLVHSRIHTGEKPYLCNTCGKTFTQLSALKSHITTHTGEKPYICKTCGKSYKQLSHLVVHSRTHTGERPYVCNTCSKTFTRSSSLKSHITTHTGEK, from the coding sequence atgaagcacgaggatgTAGAGGTGGATGTATCATTGGTcaatgtgaaagttgaaaatggtgaaccaggaccaaactgtggccagctgctgttgcacacttctcctgaagctcaaaacaaagatgaggaagggactgaaagtttacgctcagactccagtaaaactgcagatccgcagccaatgagacgacacggtgaccacgaagatgctgctgtcccgtcagacagcaactgtaaatcaaagctgaccaggacccacatggggaagaaggtattttcttgcagcacttgcaggaaagagttcagtaaaagttgtaatttaatggctcacatgaagatccacactgacGAAAGGccatacctgtgcaacacctgcggaaaatcgtttactaaatcatcagatcttaaacgccacataaccacgcacacgggcgacaagccctacatctgcaaaacatgtggtaaaagttacaggctacgttcccacctgctggttcactcaaggatccacacgggcgagaagccgtacctgtgcaacacctgcggaaaaacctttactcaattatcagctcttaaaagccacataaccacgcacacgggcgagaagccctacatgtgcaaaacatgtggtaaaagttacaggctacgttcccacctgctggttcactcgaggatccacacgggcgagaaaccgtacctgtgcaacacctgcggaaaaacctttactcaatTATCAGCTCTTAagagccacataaccacgcacacgggtgagaagccctacatctgcaaaacatgtggaaaaagttacaagcAACTTTCCCACCtagtggttcactcgaggacccacaccggtgaaaggccgtacgtgtgcaacacctgcagcaaaacctttactagatcatcatctcttaaaagccacataaccacgcacacagGCGAGAAGtga